A single region of the Branchiostoma lanceolatum isolate klBraLanc5 chromosome 1, klBraLanc5.hap2, whole genome shotgun sequence genome encodes:
- the LOC136447451 gene encoding uncharacterized protein, producing the protein MYQVEIGGYKPYYYLSQNMLNNPDMNYTMCSRISTTSPDETIDARYNWWGTAVETEIRDKISDFDDWNDRAPVDYFPYLTGPDLSFPPADPSSRNVNMTTDKIGGRLYHSLHLRKDRGPYIIQADLTVFENVSLTIDPGSIIKVPPCVGLLNLGSLVAQGTPTEPISFELADVPVHQPQVRLVGGRHPWEGRVEVFYNGEWGTVCGRSYWDSGDANVVCRELGYEPSTEYITYSFGQGSGPIWIGYYSSRPDCTGNEMSIFNCLPGTPGNVYSGCTHAYDVGIRCNMNTPVSPRPICRVTKWGGITSRSATTAVLTNLKFSNTGHLHGRSHAAISIQETHGAANIFNIEISECVGTGIQIGDGNSSTRIQSVNISRCNGYAGVYLAGLMSSVLASTNVHITDSIFTSGSFQLTPYTRSITECLGNLGSIMSLCAEEPNLHLNDSVCFIERGRTSSTCYRHLYAGAGVTVELTVSFVQFQYYYSRLWVYADSSQTQLIGQVTRSDNDKTYIRFVSQTMMSLRYRSYYDNEQIFGEVAVYNETGPTKYIIENNMVNNTTGTVVNVNGRNGVIVDIQRNMFLRNQPHSDDNEQAVVSSVLIDSYISVRNNYMADNMMKCLAIDLTSQEAGNITVLDNHFFRNTNKSTIMVTGYSYSTTQQPILIDNNVFSSNDVGFTESIVKLENVDGQLDNNVFFNNSGKHVVSWEGRSRSTSEQMCENNLFYDNIGQTPGEKYTVVVSGRDVQLHSNVLTNPANDAELATPNRAGNYTVNATLNWWGFNSASAISSRIRDGNDREYWAEARFEPWIQEIVADGPCGSGWTYSKTLSACYRYMGGSQSWDSAVQSCQAQYSVLSKRFAGLEKNFIDSLLIARKVHFAPDNVPVWIDKRTQGLEYATTNCQIYIRNSRVAVQDVSCNSFFPYICKRPVVDECPNSCSHRGLCEGRTCICGRGWEGEDCSKFTCKDRNYCGEFGTCVGPNVCRCRNGWQGRACTVSYCNRFTSCKSCSREVGCGWCEERQSCESGLYGGPDVSPCNMWFYHSCFTVGKRDRCSSQIEVMDCEQWQCNPSLSTTTVESCLRCQDIEGCFKELGEDYCNVWNEDQCPKGFIHPLYNDTTRIEKILVGHNVEYVPLEDNILYRCPVRLSNWGATMFVNEGDLDIWIGQVLSSPQANGVLHKVEQVIKTGVYTMIVAHPATLEDMLDYSDFSQEVQLEMAVDMKRNEGVPELSVVERVLSGNGTLDGSTVRVIAEVRSKCLFAGLIGQDDAFGYSITTSIESQALLRVSAQSCSAECPYSDRPQYVGVTSSLDYLKGAYNVIAGNKDYYQEQAWTREEWMDSDRDCKEQMSSIGTCRDKCSCTGGATGKPHPTNEEFCMCPCNCESGNTSFTHPDISGNGCNCDVCPDGDFKTVNNQGNLHCPCLCPDNRKSELTSSGRCDCSCTCADGSRDVVLSDGTCPCRCTCNNCHESVLGPQGCICSDSCPDCENDEEPEWQDCVCKCPQKTECGIPPTCVVGRRGPDCRQPDCRPCQGCSGNGRCTTSTDSCPSSCACSPQWFGDCCELRRPRPIGGDPHLQTLDGISYDYHGIGEFWDCKSVSNDFGVQTRMYAYESASLIGGVAVKAGHSIVTLMTSPNATEKNVPYPRIDGELRQLSVGEKYLLNNGTVHLLAQQPSTNATESGAVIIISLTFASGATVSFDVRYSPKMGRQFVNILFSPTATFKGNTEGLCGLMDDDDANDFSGPDGAVYNDSSVFAETWRINNTHHGSGLMGSWSWNSSNFHPDDVMDPAYSDPDHRPSVGIDGLTQEQKEKAEEMCIALGLTGTLLNECIFDVSITNDTTFTEQEVFKGCPNQCSGRGRCVNGTCDCITGWSGEDCNLGNCTDCSEDHGRCELGFCRCEPGWEGPACDQQATCHAVNNCTSMDHGICVSTDVCRCKPGYIGEDCNKVPTCGNVANCTDHGICVDLDICLCDEQWTGDRCDQFSCAALDHCSGKGLCVDIDVCYCEQGWTGSSCVTPDCPAVNQCSRQGDCIGPNICQCYSGYQGLNCGQAQGCPELQECNENGACIISSEGQKECRCFPGFSGTSCDHPDCTEKNNCTNHGSCIEPNLCQCDSGYTGGDCTNFSCESLRYCSGHGSCVSFDTCSCDPGWSGGSCNNANCSNKDDCSIQGICVAPNTCECFPGFQGEDCSEENLPNEHPPIFQQDRYDATIPENQPVGSSILTVFANDTDSGRNGEVRYRHDQANLKDENFAVHPTLGIITSVVEFDFESLEHTSFSLIVEAYDQGLPTLTGTATITINVTDQNDNKPVISIPPNTEYNLQTTSPIGFHMTTVQAFDADRSDDNSKITYGIASVSPFVSIDTTNGSVAVSSALESGTFVVRVSATDHGSPPKTDEISLRMIVTKVSTNTAPQCPEDQSLEIFSNNLTRGSTVATIEAEDHDNGPNCEVSYSFKSTTGQLANLFSIDPSTGHIYVKTEVPQFNDSFSVVSMTVEVRDNAVDSMYCNTNVVVIMTSPEFSGTVPDNVFPTTTPLAMTSEPQTTPFHRSTAGFTTQPDLTTEESESSTTIPTTKRATTTKEYELTTPFGRSTTGPTTQPSNTTEETESSTAIPTTKSVTTTEEYEITTHFKSSTARSTTQPDITSEETESESTLAIATTEKYERSTASTTAEVEAQSFRGVMTSVNRDWNDELLDQASDAFKTLAAEVQQKLDAVFVNSSLGDTYDSVKVNGFSPGSIKVDFMVRFNSSTAIDSDTVLVVLSERTDIGGLHIDHTVTSITEVNVAGNVNDVAWYNNPLYILVTCVGAAVVITAIVVLVICCAAKRRERQRKYAVPSRNEWLSENAQRLAQQHMLIPRARVSREPMRQMYQNPVYNVND; encoded by the exons ATGTACCAAGTTGAGATTGGCGGATACAAACCCTACTATTATCTGAGTCAGAACATGCTGAACAATCCAGACATGAACTACACCATGTGCAGTAGGATCTCTACAACCTCCCCTGATGAGACGATTGACGCTAGGTACAACTGGTGGGGAACTGCAGTTGAAACTGAGATTCGAGACAAGATTTCTGACTTTGACGACTGGAACGACCGAGCGCCCGTAGATTACTTCCCGTACCTGACAGGCCCTGACTTATCCTTTCCACCAGCTGACCCCTCCAGCCGGAATGTTAATATGACGACTGACAAAATCGGAGGGAGACTGTATCATTCACTTCATTTACGAAAGGATAGGGGTCCTTACATCATCCAAGCGGATTTAACTGTATTCGAAAACGTTTCACTTACCATAGATCCCGGGTCTATCATAAAGGTACCCCCATGTGTTGGCCTATTGAATCTAGGTTCTCTTGTCGCTCAGGGAACACCTACAGAACCGATCTCCTTTGAGCTTGCAGACGTGCCCGTTCACCAACCCCAGGTCCGGCTGGTGGGAGGGCGGCACCCTTGGGAAGGTCGTGTGGAGGTGTTCTATAATGGAGAATGGGGGACTGTATGTGGGAGGAGCTACTGGGACTCGGGAGACGCAAATGTTGTTTGTCGTGAGCTAGGATACGAACCTTCTACAGAGTATATAACGTACTCTTTTGGACAAGGATCGGGACCTATATGGATTGGCTATTACAGCAGTAGACCAGATTGCACTGGGAATGAGATGAGTATATTTAACTGTCTTCCGGGCACACCTGGTAATGTGTACTCGGGCTGCACGCATGCTTACGATGTTGGGATAAGATGCAACATGAACACTCCAGTATCACCTCGACCAATATGCAGAGTGACAAAATGGGGAGGGATTACATCCAGATCTGCAACCACGGCTGTCCTTACAAACCTGAAGTTCAGTAACACGGGACATCTGCACGGGCGTTCACACGCAGCCATATCCATTCAAGAAACGCATGGTGCCgcaaacattttcaacattgaaATATCCGAGTGTGTGGGCACCGGAATACAGATAGGGGATGGCAATTCATCAACACGTATTCAGAGTGTGAACATTTCCCGTTGTAACGGATATGCAGGTGTTTATCTCGCAGGCCTAATGTCTAGCGTTCTTGCATCAACAAATGTACATATCACCGACAGTATCTTTACATCAGGGTCATTTCAACTCACGCCGTACACTCGGAGCATTACAGAATGTTTGGGTAATCTTGGATCGATCATGAGCCTATGTGCTGAGGAGCCTAATCTCCATCTCAATGACAGCGTATGCTTTATAGAGAGAGGAAGGACCAGCTCAACATGCTATAGACACCTGTACGCAGGTGCGGGTGTTACGGTTGAGCTCACAGTCTCATTCGTTCagtttcaatattactattcgAGATTGTGGGTCTATGCCGACAGCAGCCAAACTCAACTAATTGGACAGGTTACTCGATCAGACAACGACAAAACGTACATCCGTTTTGTCTCCCAGACGATGATGAGTCTGCGGTACAGGTCCTATTATGATAACGAACAGATCTTTGGGGAGGTCGCGGTCTATAATGAGACAGGTCCAACTAAGTACATCATTGAGAACAACATGGTGAATAATACCACCGGGACAGTTGTCAACGTCAACGGAAGGAACGGCGTAATCGTCGACATCCAACGCAACATGTTTCTGCGTAATCAACCTCATAGTGATGACAACGAGCAAGCTGTGGTCAGTAGTGTTCTAATTGACTCCTATATCAGTGTGAGAAACAACTACATGGCTGACAACATGATGAAATGCCTCGCTATCGATCTGACGAGCCAGGAAGCTGGAAATATAACGGTTCTGGACAACCATTTCTTCAGGAACACCAACAAGTCTACAATAATGGTGACAGGATACAGCTACAGTACGACACAGCAACCCATACTGATTGACAACAACGTCTTCTCAAGCAATGACGTCGGTTTCACAGAGAGTATAGTGAAGCTCGAGAACGTTGATGGGCAGCTGGACAACAACGTTTTCTTCAACAACTCAGGAAAGCATGTTGTAAGTTGGGAAGGAAGAAGCAGATCAACTAGTGAGCAGATGTGTGAAAACAATCTATTCTACGACAACATCGGACAGACTCCAGGGGAGAAGTACACCGTGGTTGTCTCAGGACGAGATGTTCAACTGCACAGTAATGTCCTCACCAACCCGGCGAACGATGCTGAGCTGGCAACGCCAAACAGGGCCGGAAATTACACCGTAAATGCTACCCTTAATTGGTGGGGATTCAACTCTGCGTCTGCCATATCCTCAAGAATCAGAGACGGAAACGATCGCGAGTACTGGGCAGAGGCACGCTTTGAACCATGGATACAGGAGATTGTAGCTGATG GTCCCTGTGGCTCAGGATGGACCTACAGCAAGACGCTCAGCGCCTGTTACAGGTACATGGGCGGATCACAGTCTTGGGACAGCGCTGTACAATCCTGTCAG GCTCAGTATTCTGTACTGTCCAAGAGGTTTGCTGGCTTAGAGAAAAACTTCATCGACAGCTTGCTGATCGCACGAAAAGTACACTTCGCTCCAGATAACGTGCCTGTCTGGATAGACAAACGAACGCAG GGGCTGGAATATGCAACAACGAACTGTCAAATCTACATCCGAAACTCCCGTGTGGCTGTTCAGGATGTATCGTGCAACTCTTTCTTCCCCTACATTTGCAAGAGACCTGTTG TTGATGAATGCCCGAACTCCTGCTCTCACCGCGGACTGTGTGAAGGACGAACCTGCATCTGCGGGCGAGGCTGGGAGGGAGAGGACTGTTCCAAGTTCACCTGTAAAGACAGGAATTACTGTGGAGAGTTTGGCACCTGCGTAGGGCCAAATGTCTGCAGGTGCAGAAACGGGTGGCAG GGGCGAGCATGCACAGTCAGCTACTGCAACAGGTTCACCAGCTGCAAGTCCTGTTCACGCGAGGTTGGATGTGGATGGTGTGAAGAAAGACAGAGTTGTGAGTCCGGGCTGTACGGAGGACCAGACGTTTCTCCATGTAACATGTGGTTCTATCACAGCTGTTTCACTGTGGGTAAAAGGGATAGATGCTCAAGCCAAATAGAG GTCATGGACTGTGAGCAATGGCAGTGCAACCCCTCCCTCTCCACAACTACAGTGGAATCATGTCTAAGATGTCAAGATATAGAAGGGTGCTTCAAGGAGTTG GGCGAAGATTATTGCAACGTGTGGAATGAAGATCAGTGTCCAAAGGGCTTCATCCACCCACTGTACAACGACACCACGCGTATTGAGAAGATTCTGGTCGGCCATAACGTAGAGTACGTTCCGCTGGAAGACAACATCTTGTACCGGTGTCCTGTCCGCCTCTCCAACTGGGGAGCCACCATGTTTGTAAATGAAGGAGACCTGGACATCTGGATCGGTCAGGTGCTGTCCAGTCCTCAGGCAAACGGTGTACTACACAAGGTGGAACAAGTGATAAAGACAG GCGTCTACACCATGATAGTAGCACACCCTGCCACTCTGGAGGACATGCTAGATTACAGTGACTTCAGCCAGGAGGTTCAGCTGGAGATGGCTGTGGACATGAAGAGGAACGAGGGAGTCCCTGAACTGTCTGTGGTGGAAAGGGTGCTGAGTGGAAACGGGACGCTTGATGGGAGCACTGTGCGTGTCATCGCGGAAG TAAGATCAAAATGCCTTTTTGCAGGTCTGATTGGCCAAGATGACGCTTTTGGGTACAGTATCACCACCTCCATTGAATCACAAGCCCTCCTGCGTGTATCCGCCCAGTCGTGTTCTGCCGAGTGCCCATATTCAGACAGACCACAATATGTCGGTGTCACGTCATCGTTGGACTATCTGAAAGGGGCATACAACGTAATAGCTGGAAACAAAGATTACTACCAGGAACAAGCATGGACACGTGAGGAGTGGATGGACTCTGATCG AGACTGCAAAGAACAGATGTCAAGTATTGGTACATGCAGAGACAAGTGTTCATGCACAGGGGGAGCAACAGGGAAGCCGCACCCTACTAACGAGGAATTCTGCATGTGCCCTTGCAACTGTGAAAGTGGAAACACAAGCTTCACC CATCCAGACATTTCTGGTAACGGATGTAACTGCGATGTATGCCCCGATGGAGACTTCAAAACGGTCAACAACCAGGGAAATCTACACTGCCCATGCTTGTGCCCTGACAACAGGAAATCGGAACTGACCAGCAGTGGGAGATGTGAC tgTTCCTGCACCTGCGCTGATGGCAGCAGGGATGTGGTGTTGAGTGATGGTACCTGTCCGTGTAGGTGCACGTGTAACAACTGCCATGAGTCAGTTCTTGGTCCTCAAGGCTGTATCTGCTCTGACAG CTGTCCTGACTGTGAGAATGACGAGGAGCCCGAGTGGCAAGACTGCGTCTGTAAGTGTCCACAGAAGACAGAGTGCGGGATCCCACCTACATGTGTGGTGGGGAGGAGGGGGCCGGACTGTAGACAACCGGACTGCAGGCCATGCCAAG GCTGCTCCGGGAACGGCCGATGCACCACATCAACAGACAGCTGTCCATCATCCTGTGCATGTTCGCCTCAGTGGTTCGGCGACTGTTGTGAGCTACGCCGTCCTCGTCCCATTGGAGGGGACCCTCATCTCCAAACATTGGATG GAATATCGTACGACTACCATGGCATTGGCGAGTTCTGGGACTGTAAGAGTGTATCCAATGACTTTGGCGTACAGACCCGGATGTACGCATACGAGAGTGCTTCTCTGATTGGTGGTGTTGCAGTGAAGGCTGGGCACAGCATCGTCACCCTGATGACATCACCGAACGCAACGGAAAAGAATGTTCCTTATCCaag GATCGACGGTGAACTGCGACAACTTTCTGTAGGGGAGAAATATCTCCTCAACAATGGGACAGTACATCTGCTCGCTCAGCAGCCATCTACAAATGCTACGGAGTCAGGGGCTGTCATCATCATATCTCTTACATTCGCTTCAG GAGCAACTGTGTCATTTGACGTCCGGTACTCACCAAAGATGGGCCGGCAGTTTGTGAACATCCTGTTCAGCCCCACTGCCACGTTCAAGGGCAACACGGAGGGACTTTGTGGGCTCATGGACGACGATGATGCCAATGACTTCAGCGGTCCGGACGGTGCCGTCTACAACGACTCTTCTGTATTTGCTGAAACCT GGAGGATAAATAACACCCACCATGGCTCTGGTCTGATGGGGTCCTGGTCATGGAACTCTTCCAACTTCCACCCTGATGATGTCATGGATCCTGCCTATTCTGACCCGGACCACCGCCCTTCTGTGGGCATAGATGGGCTGACACAGGAACAAAAGGAA AAAGCCGAAGAGATGTGCATCGCTCTTGGGTTGACCGGCACTCTTCTGAATGAATGCATATTTGACGTGTCAATCACAAATGATACAACCTTTACTGAGCAGGAGGTTTTCAAAG GTTGCCCAAACCAGTGTTCCGGTAGGGGTCGCTGTGTAAACGGAACCTGTGACTGCATAACGGGCTGGTCTGGTGAGGACTGTAACCTTGGAAACTGCACAGACTGCTCCGAGGATCACGGCAGGTGTGAGCTGGGGTTCTGTAGGTGCGAACCCGGATGGGAGGGACCAGCCTGCGATCAGCAAG CGACATGTCATGCCGTCAATAACTGCACCAGCATGGACCACGGGATCTGCGTATCTACAGATGTCTGCAGGTGTAAACCAGGCTACATCG GTGAAGACTGCAACAAGGTTCCGACATGTGGAAATGTTGCTAACTGCACAGACCATGGAATCTGTGTGGACCTCGATATCTGTCTGTGTGATGAGCAGTGGACAGGTGACAGGTGTGACCAGTTCTCATGTGCTGCATTAGATCACTGCTCTG GAAAAGGCCTCTGTGTGGACATAGACGTCTGCTACTGTGAGCAGGGCTGGACGGGTAGCTCCTGTGTCACACCTGACTGTCCTGCTGTCAACCAGTGTTCCCGCCAAGGAGACTGTATTGGTCCAAACATTTGCCAGTGTTACAGCGGGTATCAAGGTCTGAACTGTGGTCAGGCTCAGGGTTGTCCCGAGTTGCAGGAATGCAATGAAAACGGGGCTTGTATCATCAGTTCTGAAGGGCAAAAGGAATGCCG ATGCTTTCCAGGCTTCAGCGGTACAAGTTGTGATCACCCAGACTGCACTGAAAAGAATAATTGCACTAACCACGGCAGCTGCATAGAGCCCAACCTGTGTCAGTGTGACAGTGGGTACACCGGAGGTGACTGTACCAACTTCTCCTGTGAATCATTGCGCTACTGTTCTG GCCACGGAAGCTGTGTGAGTTTCGACACATGCAGCTGCGACCCTGGCTGGTCAGGCGGTTCCTGTAACAATGCGAACTGCAGCAACAAAGATGACTGCTCCATCCAAGGGATTTGTGTTGCCCCAAACACATGCGAATGCTTCCCAGGGTTCCAAGGGGAGGACTGCAGTGAAGAGAACTTACCAAATGAGCACCCGCCCATATTCCAGCAGGACAGATACGACGCCACTATACCCGAAAACCAGCCTGTTGGATCGTCAATACTCACAGTTTTTGCAAATGACACTGACAGTGGACGCAACGGTGAGGTCAGGTACAGGCATGACCAAGCGAATTTGAAGGATGAAAACTTTGCAGTACACCCTACTTTAGGGATCATAACTTCAGTCGTTGAGTTTGACTTTGAATCATTGGAGCACACTTCGTTCAGTCTCATCGTGGAAGCATATGACCAAGGGCTGCCAACATTAACGGGTACTGCAACAATAACGATAAACGTAACGGACCAGAATGACAACAAACCTGTCATCAGCATTCCTCCTAACACCGAGTATAACCTTCAAACCACCTCCCCCATTGGTTTTCACATGACAACTGTCCAAGCTTTTGATGCAGACAGGTCCGATGATAACTCCAAAATCACCTACGGAATCGCCAGTGTCAGTCCCTTTGTTTCCATAGACACCACAAACGGCAGTGTAGCCGTTAGCAGTGCCTTAGAAAGTGGTACCTTTGTGGTGAGGGTCAGTGCGACAGATCATGGTTCACCGCCAAAAACAGATGAAATCAGTCTCCGTATGATCGTGACCAAAGTAAGTACCAACACAGCTCCACAGTGTCCAGAAGATCAAAGCCTTGAAATTTTTTCTAACAATCTTACAAGAGGGTCGACAGTCGCAACCATAGAAGCAGAAGATCATGACAATGGTCCAAACTGTGAAGTTTCCTACAGTTTTAAATCCACAACAGGACAACTGGCAAACCTATTCAGCATTGACCCGTCAACTGGCCATATCTACGTAAAGACTGAAGTGCCACAGTTTAACGACTCTTTCTCAGTCGTTTCAATGACAGTTGAAGTCAGAGATAACGCTGTAGATTCTATGTACTGCAATACAAATGTCGTTGTCATAATGACTTCCCCTGAATTCAGTGGAACCGTGCCAGATAATGTATTCCCAACAACAACGCCATTAGCAATGACATCTGAGCCACAAACGACACCTTTCCATAGATCTACTGCCGGGTTTACGACACAGCCAGACCTTACAACAGAGGAATCTGAAAGCTCTACGACCATTCCTACAACGAAAAGGGCGACTACAACCAAAGAGTATGAACTAACAACACCTTTTGGTAGATCTACCACCGGTCCCACAACACAGCCAAGCAATACAACAGAGGAAACCGAAAGCTCAACCGCCATTCCTACAACGAAAAGCGTGACTACAACAGAAGAGTATGAAATAACGACACATTTTAAAAGCTCCACAGCCCGGTCTACAACACAGCCGGACATTACATCAGAGGAAACAGAATCCGAAAGCACCTTGGCCATTGCTACAACTGAAAAGTATGAAAGAAGCACTGCATCAACAACTGCCGAAG TGGAAGCACAGTCGTTCAGAGGTGTCATGACGAGCGTGAATCGTGATTGGAATGATGAACTGCTCGATCAAGCATCTGATGCATTCAAGACCTTGGCTGCAGAAGTCCAGCAAAAG CTGGATGCTGTGTTCGTCAACAGTAGCCTTGGGGATACATATGACTCTGTCAAGGTCAACGGCTTCTC TCCCGGAAGCATCAAAGTGGACTTCATGGTGCGTTTCAACTCATCCACGGCCATTGACAGTGATACTGTGCTGGTTGTGTTGTCAGAAAGGACAGACATTGGTGGTTTGCATATAGATCACACAGTCACCAGTATCACAG AGGTGAACGTGGCTGGAAATGTGAACGATGTTG CATGGTACAACAACCCTCTATACATCTTAGTCACCTGTGTCGGCGCTGCAGTGGTCATTACAGCTATTGTGGTGCTGGTGATCTGCTGCGCTGCAAAG AGACGCGAACGTCAGCGCAAGTACGCAGTGCCTAGTCGCAATGAGTGGCTTTCTGAGAATGCACAACGCCTAGCTCAACAGCACATGCTGATTCCTCGAGCGAGGGTCTCGCGAGAGCCCATGAGACAGATGTACCAGAATCCAGTGTACAACGTTAACGATTGA